In Candidatus Goldiibacteriota bacterium, the genomic stretch GGTATTAAGTTTTACTTCGTCCGGGGCGTCCCAGGTTACAGTAAAAGGGAAATACCCCTGTTTTTTTCTTAAATAAGTAAAAGACGCCGCGCCTGTTATGCCCCATTCAAGGGATGAATACGGACCGCTTGTACTTAAAAACGCGCGCGTTAAATCGTGCCAGAAAAGGCCAAGGCTTGGGTTTACGCCTATAAGCCTGTCCACTAAAAGCTGCTGCCTTAAAAAGTGTTCATCAGGTCCGGATGGGTCATAAGTTTTTCCAAGAAGGTTCCAGTCCACGCACTGGCCTGCCACAAGGGATGTTTTGCCCCTGCTTAAATAATTACGCCAGTCTGTAATCATCATGGGGTAGGTGAGTTTATCAATTGAATAGTACATTGCGGCGGTCATGTCAATTCCCGCGTCTATAAACATAAGGGGGTCCTGCCCGTGCTGCCGGCCCTGTTCCCAGGTAAGGGTGAAAGCCCACATGGGTTTTGTAATTTTTGCTTTTTCGCGTATGTAGATTATTATCTGTGACATTTTATGGGCGCGCCACCACTGCCACATTTCTATGACCGACCTGTTTTTTTCTTTTTCTATTTTTCTGCCAAGCCACAGCATGCGGTCTTCTTCGGTAAGCGTGTACCAGCCGTATGGCACGCCGCGAACCGGCATGTCGCTTACAAATTCAGACGCGTATTCATAGCCGCCAAAGTCCGTCCTTACATAGTCAAGGCCCACGTAATCCACGTTGGGATTGCTGTTCATTTTTTTAAGCAGGGCCGCAATGTCATCGTGCCTGTTTTTATCTTTAATGGAAACGTAGATAAGTTTTCTTAATGTATCATTTTCTTTGTCATAACCTGTTGTATGGGCATATGGCGACAAATCCTGCCTGTTGCCTAAAAGCACAAAACTTGTTATCCATGTGCCGTATTTTATGTTGTGCCTGTGCAGTTCTTCGCCAACTTCACCCATCTGGCGCACGGATTTCTGGTCCCAGGGGAATTCTTCGCTGTTAACCGCGTTTGGTTTGTCCCATATCTGGCTCTGGCCCACGCAGTGCCACATTGCGTCCGCGCCCATGAATTTTGACCACAGCACGTAATTTTCCCATACCTTTACGGCCCTGCCGCCCACCCCAGGAACGCGGCGTATGATGCTGTCGCCCGGTTCTATGTTCATAACGGAAAAACCTTTTGGCAGTTCAGGCGCTGTGCGGCCTTTTATTTTAAATGCCGCGTTACCCGCGTGTTTTTTTGAACCGTCTTTTAAAAGCACCATAGCCCTGTATTCGCCAAGTTTGGGGTTAAACGGAATGGGCCATTTGCCGGTAAACTTTTTTGTGGCTCTGTTATACGAAAGGTTAATTACAGTGGTTTTTCCCACCGTGGTCACAAGGGCGTTGTTATGAAAAATTTTAGCGGTGCATTCCATATTGGAAAAAGACGGCTGTTTTTTCTTTTTAAAAGAAGGAATAATGGAAGCAGCGGGCGGTTCAAATTCACATATTAGCGTGACAATCTCATAGCGCCAGTATTCCGGCTTATCGGTTGAAACTTTTAAGTTGGCACCGTGTATGCTTGAAAAAATTGCAAATAAAGGTATAATTAACAGCAAGCGTTTTTTCATAAACATCCTTTTAGTATAATTTGGTGCCGTCTTTCAAAAGAGAATTATATATAGTTATAATGGCAAGGTCAAGCATAAAAGGGGATTATAATAATGAAGAAAGAAAAACAGCTGTCTGTATGCGAATTGTTCGAGGATCTGGAAGGCGAAGGCAGGTTTCAGGGCTATCCCACGTTTTTTATAAGGCTGGCGGAATGCAACCTGCGCTGCAAGTGGTGTGATACAAAGGAAAGTTATGCCGCGGGCAGGCTGTACAGCGCGACAAAACTTGCAAAAATGGCGTCTGACAGCGGCTGCTGTAACATAAGCATAACAGGCGGGGAGCCTCTTTTGCAGAAAAGCGGGGTAAAGGTTTTAATTAAAGCGCTGCGCAGGAAATGCCCGGGTAAAAGAATAACGGTGGAAACCAACGGGTCTATTTCTGTCGCGGGGATTAACGCCGATAATATAAGCATGGACATAAAACTTTTGTCGTCCGGAATGAGCCAGAAAATGATGCTTTCCAATCTTAAACTGTTAAAACCGAAAGATCAGGTTAAGCTTGTGGCGGGTTCAATTGCGGATTTAAGATACGCGCAGGCAGTTTTAAAAAAATATAAGACAAAGGCGGAAATAATAGCGCAGCCGGTTTTTGGAAGGATAAAGTTTTCTGCCATAAGGGAGTTTATTCTGCGCCGCTGTTTGAAATGGCGCGCAATGGTGCAGCTGCATAAGATGAAGTAGTTTAGATGCTTAGATGCTTGGAAGGTTGGATGCTTAGAGGCTTAGAAGCTTGGAGGCTTAGAAACTTGGATGCTCGGTTTAGATATGGTAGACGCGGGTCTTTAGCCCGCGCGCTCTTGTTCTTATAATTGTATTTGCCAAGCCTCCAAACATCAAAGCATCCATGCATCCGTCCTTTGAATTTGTATGCCAAACCTCCAAACATCAAAGCATCCATGCATCCGTCCTTTGAATTTGTATGCCAAGCCTCCAAACATCAAAGCATCCATGCATCCGTCCTTTGAATTTGTATGCCAAGCCTCCAAACATCTAAGCATCCAAGCATCTGAGCCTCCGTCTCTCGTATTTGTCCTTAAAATATGTTATCATTCTGATTATGAAAAAAACCATCATACTATTCTCGCTTACAGTTATTATATCGTCCGCGGTATACGCGGATGTGTCAAGAGCCGCATATTTACTGACAGGCTTAAGCCCGCGCCAGGCGGCGCTGGGCAGCGGTGTTTCTTCCGCGCTTAATTCATCATCCGCGTTGAATATAAATCCCGCGTGCGCGTCAGGTGTAACTGCAGTGGAAGTTTCCGCTTCGCAAGCGCTGATGCCGCTTGGTATAAGCGGAAGAATGCTTACAGGGGCGATGTTATTTGATTTTGGGGTAATTGCGGCGCAGTATCAGGGGTATAATTTTGGTTCTATAGAAGCGCTTGAAGCCGACCAATTTGGCAGGCCTGTTATTACCGGGGATGTCCTTGAATTAAGTTCAGATGTGTTTACAATTGCGTACGCCAAAAAAACCGGAAACCTGGGGATAGGCGCGGCTATTAAAGGCGTCTTTGAAAAAATAGGAAAAGAATCCGTTTTCGGCGCGGCCGATATAGGCATCACGTACAGCGATATTTTAAACGGCAGGATGGGGATAAGCATAAACAATATAGGCAAAAACGAAGAAGGAGCGATGCTGCCGCTTGCGGCAAGATGCGCTTTTGCCTGGAAAATCAGGGATAACGAAAAAGAGCTTCTTGATATAATGACAGGCGTTTATTACCTGAAAAATGAAAGTTATTTTGAAGGGCAGCTTGGATTGGAATTTAAACCGCTGGAAGTTTTAAGTTTAAGGGCGGGGGCGTCAATTAACCAGGATACGGAAATGAATTTTTCCGCAGGCCTTGGAATAAAGTACGGCGATATGTCGCTGGATTATTCTTACTCTCCCGGCGCTGTACTTGGCGACACGCAC encodes the following:
- a CDS encoding radical SAM protein — protein: MKKEKQLSVCELFEDLEGEGRFQGYPTFFIRLAECNLRCKWCDTKESYAAGRLYSATKLAKMASDSGCCNISITGGEPLLQKSGVKVLIKALRRKCPGKRITVETNGSISVAGINADNISMDIKLLSSGMSQKMMLSNLKLLKPKDQVKLVAGSIADLRYAQAVLKKYKTKAEIIAQPVFGRIKFSAIREFILRRCLKWRAMVQLHKMK